The genomic window CACCGGTGTGAACGTCTACCACTTCACCGGTGGACCGTGTGCCGAGGTGGTGGCGATCGGCGCCGCCGCCACCCAGGGCGTGACCGAGCTGGAGACCATCGTCGCGGTGGGGGACCGGGGCCGGGGCGTCATCCCGCCGTGCGGCCGCTGCCGGCAGGTGCTGCTCGACTACTTTTCGTCGATCAAGGTGATCGTCGGGCCGGCGGACGGGCTGCGCGCGGTGCCGGTGGCCGACCTGCTGCCCGAGACGTACGTCCGGGCCGACCAGCAGGTCGCGACCGTGTCGCGGACCGGGGTGTGGTCGATGCCCGTGGTGCCCGGCAGCCGCCAGGCCGCGGAGGACTGACCCGGGTCAGTCGCCCGACGCCGCCTCCAGCATCGACCGGGGGACCGGCACCTGCTCGAAGCGCACGTTGCCCTCCGGCACCATCCAGCTCATCACCTGGACGACCAGCCGTCCGGCCCGGACGGCCGGGTCGTTGGCGTAGAGCTCGCGGGCCATCTCCGGATCTACCGAGAGCACGGCGAAGCCGCGCAGCCGGTCGTCGTCGGCGCCGAGGAACGGGCCGGCGGCGAGGAGCGCGCCCTGCTCCACCAGCCCGGCCTGGTGCGCCAGGTGCGCGTTCTGCAGGCGGTCGACCGCGTCCAGCGGCAGTTCGGGCGGGTCCGGCGGACGGACCAGGAGGACGACGGTGTGCTGGTCGAATCGCATGCCGCCAGCCTAGGTGCGAAAAACCGCTGACTGTCCCCTTGTTGCCGGTAGCGGCCCCGTCCGGGCGGCGCCGACCGCCCGACCCGGCCCCGGTCCGGCCAGGGTGGCGACGCCGCATCGACGAATCCGAGTTAGGCACACCTAATACGCTCGGCTAAGGTAAGGCGATCCTAAGCCGAGAGGGGCGGAACCCTGCCGTGACCACCGTCGCCACCCGACCCGAGCGGGCCGGCGTCCCGAGCCGCCGGCGGTCCGGCCGCCGGGCGACGGTCGCCGCAGCGGCGGCCCTGCTGCTGGTCCTGGCCCTGCTGGCCAGCCTCGCCCTCGGCAGCCGCCCGCTCGCCGTCGACCAGGTGTGGCAGGCGCTCACCGCCCCCGACGGCGGCGAGGCCACCACCATCGTCCGGGAGCTGCGCCTGCCGCGGACGGTCCTGGGGCTGACCGTCGGG from Micromonospora kangleipakensis includes these protein-coding regions:
- a CDS encoding cytidine deaminase family protein; this translates as MRDTDRALVQAATAVAKLRCRSENHTVAAAARSADGRVFTGVNVYHFTGGPCAEVVAIGAAATQGVTELETIVAVGDRGRGVIPPCGRCRQVLLDYFSSIKVIVGPADGLRAVPVADLLPETYVRADQQVATVSRTGVWSMPVVPGSRQAAED
- a CDS encoding YciI family protein, with the protein product MRFDQHTVVLLVRPPDPPELPLDAVDRLQNAHLAHQAGLVEQGALLAAGPFLGADDDRLRGFAVLSVDPEMARELYANDPAVRAGRLVVQVMSWMVPEGNVRFEQVPVPRSMLEAASGD